The window GGGTGCCGCTTCCATCGCAGCTCTTGAGGATGCTTGAAAACCGGCAGTTGCGGGCCGCCGACAATATCCGCCCTGTAGGCTTCCTGTACCGCCATGAGGCCGTCCAACCATTCGGGCGCCGCGACCTCGTCATCGCCGATGACGGCGATCGCCTGCAGATTGGGGTAACGTTCGAGGGCCTGCGACAACCCGGCATTCAGGGCCTGGCAGCGTCCACGTCGGCGACAGATGATGACCGCAGAATCGGATGGATGGTTGAGGAAGAAGGCTTTGGCCGCATCAGCGCCGGTCGGCCGCTCGCCGCCGTTTTCGACGACCAGTGTCGCCAAAGGGACGTCGGGACGCTGCGAAACGATCGTCTTCAGCGTTTTGACGAGGTGATCCGGGTCGCTGAATATCGGGACGACGACGACCAGATCGATATCCGCCCTGTTTTCGAGCTCGCACTGAAAATGGATGGAAATATCCTGTCCGTTCGACATCGAACAACCCGCACGCAAATTTCAGGGAAATACTAAAGCAGTCTTCCTAAACGCATGCTGAATACAAACGTTTTTACCCTCGATAAGGTTTCCGGCGTAGCGCAATGCGAGCCGCCGGCCGACCGTTCGGTGACAATGCTGCAGCATGTTCTTCGAAGTGCTGCAGAGATCCTTGCGCGTCCGAGTCTCGCATGCGAATACACCACTCTTTCACGGATGCAAGGAAATGCGCACGTTCGCGCGGAGCAGCCCGCCGTGCCCGTTTAGGCCCTTGCATTTATGCATTTGGGACAGCATAGGGCGCAGGCAGGCAATTGCGCCGCGGAGCGCTGACTAGAGTGTGCCGGCAAGAGGGACTAACCGGGAGATACGCCGTGACGACTGTGATTGATGGCAAAGCCGTTGCCGCTTCGGTCATCGAAACCGTGAAATCCGCCACCAGGGCTCTTGAGGCCGAGGCAGGCGTTCGGGCGGGGCTCGCGGTCGTCATCGTTGGAGACGACCCGGCAAGCCACGCCTATGTGTCTGCGAAGAGCAAGATGGCCAAGGAGTGTGGCTTCCTTTCGGTCCAGCATACCCTGCCGACGGAGACGACGCAGAAGGAACTCGCAGCGCTGGTCGCCGAGCTCAATTCGGATCCGTCGATCCATGGCATTCTCGTGCAGTTACCGCTGCCGAAGCACCTCCAATCGGAGCCGATCATCCAGTCGATCCTTCCGGAGAAGGACGTCGACGGCCTGCATGTCGTCAATGCCGGCAAGGTCGCGACCGGCGATCTGGAAGGCGGGCTCGTCTCCTGTACGCCGGCAGGCGCCATGGTCTTCGTGCGCCGCACCCACGGAGAGGATCTCTCCGGCCTCAATGCAGTCGTCGTCGGGCGCTCGAACCTGTTCGGAAAGCCGATGTCGGCGTTGCTTCTCGCCGCCAATGCTACCGTCACGACCGCTCACTCCCGCACCAGGGACCTGCCGGCCGTCTGCCGCAATGCCGACATCCTAGTGGCGGCAGTCGGTCGCCCGGAAATGGTCAAGACGGACTGGGTAAAGCCCGGCGCGACGGTTATCGATGTCGGCATCAACCGGGTGCCCGCGCCGGAGCGTGGCGAGGGCAAGACAAAGCTTGTCGGCGACGTGGCCTTCGACGAGTGCGCCAAGGTGGCAAGCGTTATCACGCCGGTGCCGGGTGGCGTCGGGCCGATGACGATCGCCATGCTGATGGCGAATACGATCATCGCCGCCCATCGCAAGGCCGGCCGCAAACCGCCGAAATTCTGAGCGTCACCCGCCGCGAAACAGGGTCTACAGCGCCGAGCGTCGTATCGGATGCAATCGGGGACGGGCAAAAGTTCGC is drawn from Sinorhizobium sojae CCBAU 05684 and contains these coding sequences:
- the folD gene encoding bifunctional methylenetetrahydrofolate dehydrogenase/methenyltetrahydrofolate cyclohydrolase FolD — protein: MTTVIDGKAVAASVIETVKSATRALEAEAGVRAGLAVVIVGDDPASHAYVSAKSKMAKECGFLSVQHTLPTETTQKELAALVAELNSDPSIHGILVQLPLPKHLQSEPIIQSILPEKDVDGLHVVNAGKVATGDLEGGLVSCTPAGAMVFVRRTHGEDLSGLNAVVVGRSNLFGKPMSALLLAANATVTTAHSRTRDLPAVCRNADILVAAVGRPEMVKTDWVKPGATVIDVGINRVPAPERGEGKTKLVGDVAFDECAKVASVITPVPGGVGPMTIAMLMANTIIAAHRKAGRKPPKF